From Agrobacterium tumefaciens, a single genomic window includes:
- a CDS encoding ATP-binding cassette domain-containing protein yields the protein MSTGNVTTLRRPDTVETKAVPSTGVKEKGKIAFSLRNVAKTFGDKPVLRGIDLDVHQGEFLAVIGKSGCGKSTLLRILAGLETPTSGTVSKDPQDRTRIMFQEPRLLPWERIADNVSVGLTGIAKGDQAREQAFAILDEVGLKDRAGEWPYVLSGGQKQRVALARALVAHPQILALDEPLGALDALTRIEMQLLLERIWRKQKFTAVLVTHDVSEAVALADRIVVIDEGRIALDLEVKLPRPRRHGTPEFARLEEQVLDQLFGRSENGA from the coding sequence ATGTCGACGGGGAACGTTACAACTTTGCGGCGGCCGGACACGGTGGAAACGAAAGCTGTCCCATCAACTGGCGTCAAAGAAAAAGGCAAAATCGCCTTCAGTCTTCGAAACGTTGCAAAGACCTTTGGCGATAAACCCGTGCTGCGGGGGATTGATCTCGATGTGCATCAGGGTGAATTTCTCGCCGTCATCGGCAAGAGCGGCTGCGGAAAAAGCACGCTGCTGCGCATTCTGGCCGGGCTTGAAACGCCTACCTCCGGTACGGTTTCGAAAGATCCGCAGGACCGGACCCGCATCATGTTCCAGGAACCTCGGCTGCTGCCGTGGGAGCGGATCGCAGACAATGTTTCGGTCGGCCTGACAGGCATTGCCAAGGGGGACCAGGCCAGAGAACAGGCCTTCGCCATTCTCGACGAGGTGGGTCTGAAGGACAGGGCAGGAGAATGGCCCTATGTGCTGTCAGGTGGACAGAAACAGCGTGTGGCACTGGCAAGAGCATTGGTCGCTCACCCGCAGATCCTTGCGCTTGACGAGCCGCTTGGTGCGCTCGACGCTCTGACGCGCATTGAAATGCAGCTTCTTCTGGAGCGCATCTGGCGCAAACAGAAGTTTACCGCCGTTCTGGTCACACATGATGTTTCAGAAGCTGTGGCATTGGCGGATCGTATCGTGGTGATCGATGAGGGCCGTATCGCGCTTGATCTCGAGGTCAAATTACCGCGGCCGCGCCGACACGGTACGCCGGAGTTCGCAAGGCTGGAGGAGCAGGTTCTTGACCAGCTTTTTGGCCGAAGCGAAAACGGCGCCTGA
- the putA gene encoding trifunctional transcriptional regulator/proline dehydrogenase/L-glutamate gamma-semialdehyde dehydrogenase — protein MADGVNTTGLKTSKHAVGIFEQFAPAVREQSALRQAITAAYRRSEPECLVPLLQAATVSPEQASAIRTTARKLIESLRAKTKGTGVEGLVQEYSLSSHEGVALMCLAEALLRIPDKATRDALIRDKIARGDWKSHIGGGKSLFVNAATWGLVITGKLTSTVNDSGLSSALTKLIARAGEPVIRRGVDMAMRMMGEQFVTGETIAEAIKRSKPLEEQGFQYSYDMLGEAATTAKDAERYYRDYENAIHAIGKASAGRGIYGGPGISIKLSALHPRYSRAQAARVMEELLPRVKSLMLLCKQYDIGLNIDAEEADRLELSLDLLESLAHDADLAGWNGLGFVVQAYGRRCPFVLDYIIDLARRANRRIMVRLVKGAYWDAEIKRAQLDGLEDFPVFTRKVHTDVSYIACARKLLAARDVIFPQFATHNAQSMATIYHLAGPDFKLGDYEFQCLHGMGEPLYSEVVGKKNLDRPCRFYAPVGTHETLLAYLVRRLLENGANSSFVNRIADPAVPVDALLEDPVAVVEAMQQPGAQHDRIASPAALFGTERANSAGLDLSSETTLATLNTILSESAATEWKAAAPEANGEARPVLNPGDHADVVGYVIEPTAADVEKAMQKASTSHWSSTAVEERAACLDRAADRMQAEMPALLGLIIREAGKSMPNAIAEVREAIDFLRYYAGEARKNIGAEQVALGPVVCISPWNFPLAIFIGQVAAALVAGNPVLAKPAEETPLIAAQGVRLLHEAGVPADAVQLMPGDGKTGAALVGSPLTAGVMFTGSTEVARIIQSQLAGRVLANGQPVPLIAETGGQNAMIVDSSALAEQVVADVIASAFDSAGQRCSALRILCLQDDVADRTLTMLKGALHELRIGRTDSLSVDVGPVITAEAKGIIEKHVEQMRTLGNRIEQIDLAGDTGKGTFVPPTIIEMKSLADLKREVFGPVLHVIRFKRNDLNNLIDQINATGYGLTFGLHTRLDDTIKHVLSRIEAGNLYVNRNIIGAVVGVQPFGGRGLSGTGPKAGGPLYLGRMTQKAPKIDRIISQQDEAATDFARWLTENGETVAAEAAHEAGALSGLGFETELAGPVGERNVYALHPRGKVLLIPQTEQGLYRQLAAALATGNKVVVDNTSGLEKTTYGLPATVTSRISWVDNWEKSGPFAGALVEGDAERVVEVNRKVAALPGPLVLVQAATTQALSGASQPYNLDWLVEEVSVSVNTTAAGGNASLMSIG, from the coding sequence ATGGCCGATGGCGTGAACACGACCGGTTTGAAAACATCAAAACACGCGGTTGGCATTTTTGAACAATTTGCACCGGCAGTCCGCGAACAGAGCGCGTTGCGCCAGGCGATCACTGCGGCCTACCGCCGATCGGAACCGGAATGCCTTGTCCCGCTTTTGCAGGCGGCAACCGTTTCGCCAGAGCAGGCAAGCGCCATTCGCACAACCGCTCGCAAACTCATCGAGTCTCTTCGTGCCAAAACCAAGGGCACCGGCGTTGAAGGACTGGTGCAGGAGTACTCGCTGTCCAGTCATGAGGGTGTCGCGCTGATGTGCCTTGCCGAGGCATTGCTGCGTATCCCCGACAAGGCAACCCGCGATGCTTTGATCCGTGACAAGATTGCCCGTGGCGATTGGAAGTCGCATATCGGTGGCGGCAAATCCCTGTTTGTGAATGCGGCAACCTGGGGTCTCGTAATTACCGGCAAACTCACCTCAACCGTCAACGACAGCGGCCTGTCTTCGGCGTTGACGAAACTGATCGCGCGTGCCGGCGAACCCGTAATTCGTCGCGGTGTAGACATGGCCATGCGCATGATGGGTGAACAGTTCGTCACCGGCGAAACGATCGCCGAAGCCATCAAGCGCTCGAAGCCATTGGAAGAACAAGGCTTCCAGTACTCCTATGACATGCTCGGCGAAGCCGCCACGACGGCGAAAGACGCAGAGCGTTATTATCGTGACTACGAAAACGCCATTCACGCGATCGGCAAGGCTTCTGCCGGGCGCGGCATCTATGGCGGCCCCGGGATTTCCATCAAGCTTTCCGCCCTGCATCCGCGTTATTCGCGAGCGCAGGCCGCACGCGTCATGGAAGAGCTTTTGCCACGGGTGAAATCGCTGATGCTGCTCTGCAAGCAGTATGATATCGGCCTCAACATCGACGCGGAAGAAGCCGATCGTCTCGAACTGTCCCTCGACCTTCTGGAGTCGCTGGCACATGATGCGGATCTTGCGGGCTGGAATGGCCTCGGTTTCGTGGTGCAGGCCTATGGCCGTCGCTGCCCATTCGTGCTCGACTACATCATCGATCTGGCGCGCCGCGCCAACCGTCGTATCATGGTGCGCCTCGTCAAGGGTGCCTACTGGGACGCCGAGATCAAGCGTGCGCAACTGGATGGTCTTGAAGACTTCCCGGTTTTCACACGCAAGGTGCACACTGACGTGTCTTACATTGCCTGCGCCCGAAAGCTGCTGGCAGCCCGCGATGTGATCTTCCCGCAATTTGCCACGCACAATGCACAGTCCATGGCGACGATTTATCATCTCGCCGGCCCGGACTTTAAGCTTGGCGACTATGAGTTCCAATGCCTGCACGGAATGGGTGAACCGCTCTACAGTGAAGTTGTTGGCAAGAAGAACCTCGACCGTCCTTGCCGCTTCTATGCACCCGTCGGCACCCATGAGACCCTGCTGGCCTATCTCGTTCGCCGTCTCCTAGAAAACGGTGCGAACTCGTCCTTCGTGAACCGCATTGCCGACCCTGCTGTTCCGGTAGACGCTCTCTTGGAAGATCCGGTTGCGGTTGTGGAAGCCATGCAGCAGCCCGGCGCGCAGCATGATCGCATCGCATCGCCAGCCGCATTGTTCGGCACCGAGCGTGCGAACTCAGCAGGCCTCGACCTTTCCAGTGAAACGACGCTGGCAACGCTGAACACCATTTTGAGCGAGAGTGCTGCGACCGAATGGAAAGCCGCCGCGCCTGAGGCAAACGGTGAGGCCCGCCCCGTCCTCAACCCTGGGGACCATGCCGATGTCGTCGGTTACGTCATCGAGCCGACCGCGGCCGACGTCGAAAAGGCAATGCAGAAGGCATCGACGTCGCACTGGTCCTCCACCGCCGTTGAAGAGCGCGCAGCTTGCCTTGATCGCGCCGCTGACCGGATGCAGGCCGAAATGCCAGCCCTGCTCGGCCTCATCATTCGTGAAGCCGGAAAATCAATGCCCAACGCAATCGCAGAAGTGCGTGAGGCGATCGACTTCCTGCGTTATTATGCGGGTGAAGCACGCAAGAACATTGGCGCCGAACAAGTGGCCCTTGGCCCGGTCGTCTGCATCAGCCCCTGGAACTTCCCACTGGCAATCTTTATCGGTCAGGTTGCTGCGGCACTGGTTGCCGGCAACCCAGTTCTGGCGAAGCCTGCCGAAGAAACCCCGCTGATCGCAGCTCAAGGGGTACGCCTGCTTCATGAAGCAGGTGTTCCGGCAGACGCCGTTCAACTTATGCCAGGCGACGGAAAAACCGGTGCAGCACTTGTCGGTTCACCGTTGACGGCAGGCGTAATGTTTACCGGTTCGACGGAAGTTGCCCGGATCATCCAGAGCCAGCTTGCTGGCCGCGTCCTGGCAAACGGACAGCCAGTCCCGCTGATTGCCGAGACTGGTGGCCAGAACGCCATGATCGTCGACTCCTCCGCCCTTGCCGAACAGGTCGTCGCCGATGTTATCGCATCGGCCTTCGACAGCGCCGGTCAGCGTTGCTCGGCGCTTCGTATCCTTTGCCTGCAGGACGATGTGGCCGACCGCACACTGACCATGCTGAAGGGCGCATTGCACGAATTGCGGATCGGACGGACCGATAGTCTGTCCGTCGATGTCGGCCCTGTCATCACGGCAGAAGCCAAGGGTATTATTGAGAAACACGTCGAGCAGATGCGAACGCTGGGCAATCGTATCGAACAGATCGATCTTGCTGGCGACACTGGCAAGGGAACCTTCGTTCCGCCAACGATCATCGAGATGAAGTCGCTCGCGGATCTGAAGCGTGAAGTCTTCGGACCGGTGCTGCATGTCATTCGTTTCAAGCGCAATGACCTCAACAACCTCATCGACCAGATCAATGCGACCGGTTATGGCCTGACCTTCGGCCTCCACACCCGCCTCGACGATACGATCAAGCATGTTCTGTCCCGTATCGAGGCCGGCAACCTTTACGTCAACCGCAACATCATCGGCGCGGTTGTGGGCGTGCAGCCGTTCGGCGGACGCGGCCTTTCCGGCACCGGTCCGAAAGCAGGTGGTCCGCTCTATCTTGGCCGCATGACGCAAAAGGCGCCGAAAATTGATCGGATCATCAGCCAGCAGGACGAAGCCGCAACGGATTTTGCACGTTGGCTGACTGAGAACGGAGAAACCGTGGCCGCCGAGGCAGCGCACGAGGCCGGTGCTCTCTCCGGCCTTGGCTTCGAAACGGAGCTGGCCGGTCCGGTGGGTGAGCGCAACGTGTATGCCCTGCATCCGCGTGGCAAAGTCCTGCTTATTCCGCAGACGGAACAGGGCCTCTATCGTCAGCTCGCCGCGGCGCTGGCAACCGGAAACAAGGTCGTCGTCGACAACACGTCCGGGCTCGAGAAGACGACCTATGGATTGCCGGCAACCGTGACCTCACGCATCAGCTGGGTCGATAACTGGGAAAAATCCGGTCCTTTCGCGGGTGCCCTGGTGGAAGGCGACGCGGAGCGTGTCGTGGAGGTCAACCGGAAGGTCGCAGCTCTGCCAGGACCGCTGGTTCTGGTACAGGCCGCGACAACGCAAGCGCTTTCCGGTGCAAGCCAGCCATACAACCTCGATTGGTTGGTGGAAGAGGTTTCCGTCAGCGTCAACACGACCGCTGCCGGTGGCAACGCCAGCCTGATGAGCATCGGCTGA